One Palaemon carinicauda isolate YSFRI2023 chromosome 4, ASM3689809v2, whole genome shotgun sequence DNA segment encodes these proteins:
- the LOC137639174 gene encoding uncharacterized protein — MSSITTTSLFVAMLFAFVANSISTGVPRDPHTVVSLCIVAPYCPCTPLVHEEIIGCKNFCDKPGQAGKQYFCCDEDQGPRSHQGTCPRTNFENDEIDQLCDDPQKILCDGDADCVSDQKCCYTADTQHRICRKVA, encoded by the exons atGTCTTCTATCACTACTACGTCGTTATTTGTGGCTATGTTGTTCGCCTTCGTTGCGAATAGTATCTCCACTGGGGTCCCACGTGATCCACATACCGTAGTCTCTCTTTGCATTGTGGCCCCGTATTGTCCGTGCACCCCTCTCGTGCACGAAGAGATCATCGGATGCAAAAACTTCTGCGACAAGCCTGGGCAAGCTGGCAAGCAGTACTTCTGTTGCGACGAGGACCAAGGTCCAA GAAGTCACCAAGGAACTTGTCCAAGAACCAACTTTGAAAATGACGAAATTGATCAGTTATGTGACGACCCACAAAAGATCTTGTGTGACGGTGATGCAGACTGCGTTTCAGACCAGAAATGCTGTTACACAGCCGATACACAGCATCGCATCTGTCGCAAAGTGGCTTAG